The region TGTTTTCTGGATATGAAAATTTTATTTCTAAAATGGATATAGAAGATAATCAAAAAAGATTAGGATGGATGGGTACTATGGATGTCAATTCAATAAAAAATAAAGTAGCATCGTCTATAGTTGCAATATCTTCTGTACACCTCTTACGTCTTTTTATGGAAGCAGAAAAAATATTAGATAATAAAATTATGTTATGTGTTATAATTCATTTAACTTTTGTATTATCTGCTTTTGGTATGGCATATATTGACAAAATGAGCAAAAAAAAACATATTCTTCATTAATTATTTTTAAAAAAAAATTACAAAGTATTTTATACTAAAACAATTTGAATTATTTTTATGTAAATGTT is a window of Buchnera aphidicola str. G002 (Myzus persicae) DNA encoding:
- a CDS encoding TIGR00645 family protein; the encoded protein is MEKIIEKTIYASRWLMFPVYVGLSFGFILLTLKFFQQIIFIIPDILAMSESGLVLIVLSLIDIALVGGLLVMVMFSGYENFISKMDIEDNQKRLGWMGTMDVNSIKNKVASSIVAISSVHLLRLFMEAEKILDNKIMLCVIIHLTFVLSAFGMAYIDKMSKKKHILH